The DNA window GCCTATCGTAGTCACGCGCTCCCTCCACACCGTCTTTCCCGATTCATGCCTCCCACGAACTCCCCATCTCTGATTCCGACACCGAACCGCTGTCTCGAGTCTACGCCTCTCGGAGAGTTCCACGACTGCAGCCCCAGCGAGCGACGTGAACGATGCTAACCGATAGAATGGACCGGTTGCTGTCCCGACTGACGCGAAGGGAGACCGTATACGAGTGTCGTCGATGCGGGACGACCGTCGACGACGGCACTGACAACTGCCCCGAGTGTGGGTCGGACGCAATCGTGCAGTACCGAATCTCCTGAGTGCTGCGAGACGTCTGCAGGGACCGCGGCCGGCGGTAATTTGCGGTGTACTCATCCCGGGCAGTCCCCACATTGCTTTATCCACATCGAGAGCGTATCCAACGCATGGCATCGGTTCTCGTCGTGTACGGGACTGGCGAAGGACAAACAGCGACCGTAGCGGAACGGATCACGGCGACGCTCGAGGATCGAGGACACGACGTTACGACGATCGATATCGAATCGATATCCGACGACGTATCGATCGATTCGTTCGACGCCGCGCTCATCGGCTCGTCGATACACGTCGGGAAACACCACTCGGCGATCCCGGAGTTCGTCGCGTCGAATCGCAAAGCGTTGCACAGTCGGCCGACAGCGTTCTTCCAACTCTCGCTGTCGTCAGCAGTCGACGACGAGAAGCGTCGAGCGGACGCAGCATCGTACGTGGACGGACTACTGGAGGAGACGGACTGGCATCCGGATCGAATCGGGCTGTTCGGGGGCGCGCTCCGGTATTCGAAGTATGGATTTCTCAAGCGACTGCTGATGAAACGGATCGCCAAGGACGCGACTGGTGACGTGGATACCAGTCGGGACTACGAGTACACCGACTGGGACGAGGTCGACGCGTTCGCCGCCGACTTCGCGGCCTTCGTCGAGAGCCGAACGGGAGACTGAGTCACGCCGCGCGTCTACGGCAGCCGACGATCGGTACGGGCCTCGGGCTCGCGCTCTGCCAGCGGATCGTCGAACGGCACGGCGTTCGAACGAGCGAAGCGAGTTCGGCCGGCTCGCAGAGCGAGTCTGCCGGCGGCGAGATCTGGGTCGAGTCCGAGCCCGGCGACGGCGCGACCTTTTCGTTTACACTCCCTGCCGCGTGATCGAGTCGGCTTCGCCGACTGTCTACTGAGAGCCCTCGCCGACGGCCGTCGCCTCGAGGACCGCTTCGACGGACAGTTCCTCGCCGTCGAGTTCGATCCACATCGCCTCGGGCTGGTCGACGTCGATCGACGTGACGGGACCGACGACGGTGAACGCGTCGCCGTGGCCGCCGCCGGTAACGCCGCCAGCGCGGATCGTGCCATCGTCGGCTTCCTCGATGAAGTCAGCCGCGTCGTACGTGCCGCCTTCGATCCGACCGCCGGAGGGACTCTCGTACGGCGCGTCGGTGAACTCGACGGCGCCATCAGCCGAGAACTCGTACCCGGCAAACCGTGCGTCGGGTTCGGTGACGAACGCGAGCAGGTGTTCTTCCGGCTCGGTGTCGTCTTCGCCCTCATCGCCGTCGTTGTCGGCGCTACCGTCCGACGACGGGCTAGTACCGTCGCTGCCGCCGCCCGACGCGGCTTCTTCGGCCGAGCGCGGGACCCCCGCGACCTCCTCCGGGGACGTCCGCTGCGGCGAGCCCGCGGACGAGCCGTCGATCGACCCCGAGTGGATTACCTCCGTCTCGTAGCGGACGTTCTCGAGTCTGGGTGTCGCGTCGTCCTGCCATTGACCGTCGCCGACGCGGATATCGCCGAGTTCCGAGTCGGAGAAATCGCAGTCGACGACCTTCGGCGCATTGTAGAATCCCCAGAAGCCGCAATCGGAGCCGACGGAAACGCAGTTTTCGACGCGGCTGCCGTCGGTCCCCACGCGGAACGAGGACGAGACGCAGTCGGCTGCGTAGCTGTTCGTGATGATCACGTCGCCACCGCCTCCGGCACCGAGACTGTGCTGGGGGAGGTCGCCCGGCGAACTGCCGTAGATCGCGTTGTCGGGCAGGTCCTGGATGTTGACGTTGTTGATCTCGATCGTGCCGCTATGGTCGTTCGCAACGTAGATACCAGTCGGCCCGTTCGGGTACGTCTCGCCCGTGGCGCCGTCGGCGAAGTAGTAGTTGTCGATGACGCCGTCGCCGCTGACGATAAACGGCTCCGCCTTCGTCGTCTCGTCCCAATTCCCGCGGATCCCGAGGTTGCGAACTTCCCAACCCGAGCCGCGCGCACTGATCTGGAACTTCGCGTTCCGTGCGGAGATGTCGATCAGCGTGTTCTCGAGCGTGTCTCCATCGCCGAGCGTGATCGTGTGGGTCTGCCCAGCGGGGACCTCGATGACGTCGTAGTCTCCGCCGGCGGCCGCAGCAGAGGTGGCACCGGTAAGCGCAAGGGCGACTCCGCTCGCGGCCGCTTTCAGACAAGAGCGACGATCGACTAGCGTCCGTTCGTCCGCTTCCGAACGAGTCTCCTCGTGAGTAGTCATCTACCCGTTCCGATGGCCAGTTCACGGAAGCCAGATTCTCTTCAACTGATCGGTCTTTATCCGATACAATCTTGGTTTGGTGAATATGTATCCATATTTACATTCAATCAGACCGCGTCGTACCGAGAGGAGATGGCCAAGATGCTCTTGGGTTTATTCTACAATATAGTTTAGTTTAAAGAAAACTGCAGATATTTCGCTATATAACTGGTATAGTATAGATATGAAGTTATGTGTCTTCAGAATTATCGCAGAAACCGTAATATTCCGGATTCTAAGCTCCTCAGACCTAATTCGGCTATCAGATTTTCCTTCGGCTACGGCTGAACAGTCGAACTAACGTAATTAATCAAAACAACACCGAAATCGCACCAATACCTCAAAATACGTATTGGCTGTATCCATAGCCTCTGAAGACCAATCGACCGACATTCGTCAGAGAATTGTGCTCCCCACACACTATTATGGTGGTTAGAGACCGTATTCAACACTCGACGGTAACGTACCAACTGACCGGATGCAGAACTAGGCGATACTTCTCGAAGTCGGGTTTTGTCAGTCGTCAACCACATCCTGAGATTACCATTGGTTATTACATATTTTAGTTAGATATTTGTAACTACCACCAAGTATTATAGAATAATTTACATTATCGACTGTTGTCTGATAGCTCGTGTCATGGAGTTAGAAAAACGGGACTTCCTGAAAGCACTGGGTGGAATCGCAGCGTTAACAACTGCAGGGTCAGCGTCGGCGCGATCCGACCGGCACACTGATGATGACTTCGAACTCGAAGACTTCGCAAGAGCATACCTCAACAACGACGACGTACTCGATAACCGAGAACTCGAGACGCTTCTGCACCGATTAGAAAACGAAAACCCCGAACTGGTTACGGTCGATCAGATCGGACAATCGAATCAAGGACGGCCGCTGTACTCCGTGAGCGTCGGGAAAGAGAAGAACCCGAGCGTACTGGCCATCGGCCAACAGCACGGCGACGAATACTTCATGGCCGAGGGGCTGCTCGCGGTCGCCCAGTTCCTCACCAGCGGCGACCCGCGAGCCGAGCGTATACTCGAGAATCGAACGGTCCATCTCGTTCCGCGAGTGAATCCAGACGGCTTCGTCGTTCCGCACCGGTACAATATCGATCCGGAGGCGCCCGAAGACGATCCGGAGAGCGGTATCTTTCAGGGCGGATCTGGGATTTTCGCGGCCGACGAACCGGGGGTCGGCTGGGATATCAACCGTTACAACCGCCACGATTGGACTCAACACGAACTGTACCAGAACTTCCCCGAAGAGTATCCCGAGAATCCGGTTCCCGAAGCGGTGGCCATCCACGCAATGATGGACGAAGTCGATCCGGAGTGGGTCATCGACTTCCACCGAATGGGGAGTTTCATGGTTGATTACGAGTCCGAGTGGCCGGGACCCGAGTGGGCCCGCGACGACACGGACGACGATGCGGAAGACGAAACTGAAGGCTTCGTCCCGCCGGATCCGAACGATCCCGGCGACGGGTACATCGGAACCGGGGCAATGCTGTGGCCGCTCCACGAGGATGTCGATCCGGAGATTCGCGAACTCTCCAAGCAACTGGTAGTGACGATGCGCGACGACCTAATCGAACCCGACGACGAATTACGACGTGTAGAATACGTGCGATATCCCGGCGGAACCTACGGTGGAATCGCCAGAA is part of the Halopiger aswanensis genome and encodes:
- a CDS encoding right-handed parallel beta-helix repeat-containing protein, which produces MTTHEETRSEADERTLVDRRSCLKAAASGVALALTGATSAAAAGGDYDVIEVPAGQTHTITLGDGDTLENTLIDISARNAKFQISARGSGWEVRNLGIRGNWDETTKAEPFIVSGDGVIDNYYFADGATGETYPNGPTGIYVANDHSGTIEINNVNIQDLPDNAIYGSSPGDLPQHSLGAGGGGDVIITNSYAADCVSSSFRVGTDGSRVENCVSVGSDCGFWGFYNAPKVVDCDFSDSELGDIRVGDGQWQDDATPRLENVRYETEVIHSGSIDGSSAGSPQRTSPEEVAGVPRSAEEAASGGGSDGTSPSSDGSADNDGDEGEDDTEPEEHLLAFVTEPDARFAGYEFSADGAVEFTDAPYESPSGGRIEGGTYDAADFIEEADDGTIRAGGVTGGGHGDAFTVVGPVTSIDVDQPEAMWIELDGEELSVEAVLEATAVGEGSQ
- a CDS encoding flavodoxin domain-containing protein is translated as MASVLVVYGTGEGQTATVAERITATLEDRGHDVTTIDIESISDDVSIDSFDAALIGSSIHVGKHHSAIPEFVASNRKALHSRPTAFFQLSLSSAVDDEKRRADAASYVDGLLEETDWHPDRIGLFGGALRYSKYGFLKRLLMKRIAKDATGDVDTSRDYEYTDWDEVDAFAADFAAFVESRTGD
- a CDS encoding M14 family zinc carboxypeptidase, which encodes MELEKRDFLKALGGIAALTTAGSASARSDRHTDDDFELEDFARAYLNNDDVLDNRELETLLHRLENENPELVTVDQIGQSNQGRPLYSVSVGKEKNPSVLAIGQQHGDEYFMAEGLLAVAQFLTSGDPRAERILENRTVHLVPRVNPDGFVVPHRYNIDPEAPEDDPESGIFQGGSGIFAADEPGVGWDINRYNRHDWTQHELYQNFPEEYPENPVPEAVAIHAMMDEVDPEWVIDFHRMGSFMVDYESEWPGPEWARDDTDDDAEDETEGFVPPDPNDPGDGYIGTGAMLWPLHEDVDPEIRELSKQLVVTMRDDLIEPDDELRRVEYVRYPGGTYGGIARNGHALAGYGSVLVEVAGGTLGDRLFRARQPFDAMLAAAEATADGSLYTVDTARVDELPEAGTDVGIEEDGAE